The following are encoded together in the Lactuca sativa cultivar Salinas chromosome 1, Lsat_Salinas_v11, whole genome shotgun sequence genome:
- the LOC128132642 gene encoding uncharacterized protein LOC128132642 produces the protein MYCRMVVLRLRPVDGGSGEGSGSGSGSEPVDEGLREFIASEITRGILESTPILFGSIKERIMEMMEDRLRAFRSDMASSQSGSRTLSFKDFRGSGAPDFHGVKDPIAARRWIADIESAQLTSFCPEGSKVRYAAGCLRDRARDWWESVGDSLGASAIEAMTWSDFVTRFKAEFAPAVELQQLAREFLDMRQTTETVAEITAKFRERALLVPQYAGDEDMRRTRYHDMLRADIREHVSFSACPTLDSLIVRAREREIDLEHIRKRKAEEGQSGGALGKKPKGSDAGPKGQQGWGRCRKCGKTHEGACRLGSSGCYKCGKPGHFSRDCTAPAAVIQTSELLCFHCNQRGHKKANCPQLTVSAPVKAPAPATLRITDGRQGKAEAPVVRSRAFQLTTKEARAAPDVVTGMILSLYFIFMML, from the coding sequence atgtattgcagaatggtggtacttcgattgAGGCCGGtggatggcggttcaggagaggggtcaggttcgggatcaggttccgagccggtagatgagggactacgcgagttcatcgcgtcagagatcaccagaggcatccttgagtcgacccccatcctctttgggtcgatcaaggaaaggatcatggagatgatggaggatcgccttcgggcattcaggagtgatatggcatctagccagtcgggatctcgcacactgtccttcaaggacttcaggggcagtggtgcgccggatttccatggggtgaaagaccccattgctgccaggcgatggattgcggacatcgagtctgcacagttgactagcttctgccccgaggggtcgaaggtgaggtatgcagccgggtgtttacgggaccgagcccgagattggtgggagtcagtgggtgactcgttgggagcctcggctatcgaggctatgacctggtcggactttgtgaccaggttcaaggcagagtttgcgccggctgtcgagcttcagcagttggccagggagtttctggacatgaggcagacgacggagactgtggcggagatcaccgccaagttccgggagagggctttgttggtgccccagtatgccggtgacgaggatatgaggaggacccgctatcacgacatgctccgggctgatatccgggagcacgttagtttttcagcttgccccaccttggactccCTGATtgtcagggcgagggagagggagatagatttggagcacatccggaaacggaaggcagaagagggtcagtcaggaggggctttggggaagaagcccaagggatcagatgcggggccgaaaggccaacagggatggggacgctgcaggaaatgcggcaagacgcacgagggagcgtgccggttgggatcatcaggctgctacaagtgcggcaagcctgggcactttagcagggattgcactgctccggcagcagttattcagacatcagagttgctgtgtttccactgcaaccagaggggccacaagaaggccaattgcccccagttgacagtttcagcgccggtgaaggcgccagctccagcgaccctgcggatcacggatggccggcagggcaaggcagaggctccggtggtgaggagccgagcatttcagttgactactaaggaggcacgcgccgcacccgatgtggtgacgggtatgattctttccctctattttatttttatgatgttatga